The Petrocella atlantisensis genome has a window encoding:
- a CDS encoding tungsten cofactor oxidoreductase radical SAM maturase codes for MAIKKVNLELTDRCNLNCTMCYRKSWSEAPQDMETEMLDKILNELVGMETLEEVVVGGIGEPTVHPRIMEVLERLSRYRLMLTSNGTFFTEDLMTALIDHVDQLVISIDGLSEVFFDIRGFELQVVIDNVKKLNALKITRNSKTPQLVFQMVISKTNKQDVFKLMDLVSELGATQFIVSNILPASLEDKDLILYSENDVPEMKAFYQRIRNHGLKKGLEVRLSESKLKTERRCRFVENDTTVINAKGDVTPCYRFAHSGTEVVFGRSKKIEAHSFGHVMADTLEDIWETDAYKKYRAMVYDNHYPSCTDCDLVDGCDLVRDTTSDCYGNMPSCGDCLWVRNLVYCI; via the coding sequence ATGGCAATCAAAAAGGTAAATCTAGAATTAACCGATCGATGCAATCTTAACTGTACCATGTGCTATAGAAAATCATGGAGCGAAGCACCACAGGACATGGAAACCGAGATGCTGGACAAGATATTAAACGAACTCGTAGGTATGGAAACCCTAGAAGAAGTGGTTGTAGGTGGTATTGGTGAGCCTACGGTCCACCCAAGGATTATGGAAGTGCTTGAGCGACTCAGTCGATATAGATTAATGCTCACAAGTAATGGCACATTCTTTACAGAAGATCTGATGACTGCCCTCATCGATCATGTGGACCAACTGGTTATTTCCATAGATGGTTTATCAGAGGTATTTTTTGATATTAGGGGCTTTGAGCTTCAAGTTGTCATTGACAATGTCAAGAAGCTAAATGCATTAAAAATCACTAGAAACAGTAAAACGCCTCAGCTTGTATTTCAGATGGTAATATCAAAAACCAATAAGCAAGATGTGTTTAAGCTCATGGATTTGGTCAGTGAACTTGGCGCCACCCAATTTATTGTATCTAATATTCTACCTGCATCCCTAGAAGACAAAGACTTAATTCTTTATTCAGAAAATGATGTACCGGAGATGAAAGCCTTTTATCAGCGGATTCGTAACCATGGTCTGAAAAAAGGACTTGAAGTTCGATTGTCTGAATCGAAGCTTAAGACAGAGCGCAGATGTAGGTTCGTTGAAAATGATACAACCGTTATCAATGCTAAAGGTGATGTCACCCCTTGTTACCGGTTTGCCCACAGTGGTACAGAAGTTGTATTTGGGAGAAGCAAAAAGATTGAAGCCCATAGTTTTGGTCATGTCATGGCGGATACACTAGAGGACATATGGGAAACAGATGCTTATAAAAAATACCGTGCCATGGTTTACGATAACCATTACCCTTCATGTACAGACTGTGATTTGGTGGATGGGTGTGACCTTGTAAGAGACACGACCAGTGACTGTTATGGTAATATGCCTTCCTGTGGTGACTGTCTGTGGGTGCGCAACCTTGTTTATTGTATCTAG
- a CDS encoding EAL domain-containing protein, with protein MKQIILEMEKYMSHSYSTCELIDQESIEIYMQPIISHHEGFAIGIEAFVKGIHPRTKKVIEPNALFEKAMTEDLDMALGRLVIKKTVQVFRHIQNKHPESLLFININESMIRACEETHALKDLIEAHGISPKSVVFDIGNYENMTVEQIQAFIHQQRTFGFYISIDDIGKDYFNLDRIILFNPDIIKINHQYLAKLNNPSYSKRILKHMGQIAHEMGMVVVETGIETEKGLMLAFEQGAQYFQGYYIKEPVRVSEEDYVDLFDLQKGFELIRSHAKTATIEDMRHFMNKIVMFLDQLKAESHNWPQYSMEENVNQLFTAYPSIENGWIINREGIQISDAMINNTGFSSRNADIFKIHNKGYDYSEEDLYRFISGGSLEVWITKPYISLLTNSICVTTSSYIQAIGEEPHILCLVFNYELFKKSHL; from the coding sequence TTGAAGCAAATAATATTAGAGATGGAGAAATACATGAGCCATAGTTATTCAACATGTGAACTGATTGACCAAGAATCCATAGAAATATACATGCAGCCAATTATTTCCCATCACGAGGGATTTGCCATTGGCATAGAAGCTTTTGTAAAAGGCATTCATCCAAGAACCAAAAAAGTCATAGAGCCCAATGCACTTTTTGAGAAGGCTATGACAGAAGACTTAGATATGGCACTTGGACGGTTGGTTATTAAAAAGACGGTTCAAGTTTTCCGGCATATTCAGAATAAACACCCCGAATCCCTTTTGTTTATCAACATCAATGAAAGCATGATCCGTGCCTGTGAAGAAACCCATGCTCTAAAGGACCTGATTGAAGCACATGGAATTTCACCAAAATCCGTTGTTTTTGATATCGGTAATTATGAAAATATGACGGTGGAACAAATTCAGGCTTTTATTCATCAACAGCGGACTTTTGGCTTTTATATCAGCATTGATGATATTGGAAAAGATTATTTTAATCTGGACCGAATTATACTTTTTAACCCGGACATTATAAAAATCAATCACCAATACTTAGCAAAGTTAAACAACCCAAGTTATTCAAAACGCATACTTAAACATATGGGTCAGATCGCCCATGAGATGGGTATGGTTGTCGTAGAAACGGGTATTGAGACAGAAAAAGGTCTAATGCTGGCTTTTGAACAGGGTGCTCAATATTTTCAAGGCTACTACATCAAAGAGCCAGTCAGAGTCAGTGAAGAAGATTATGTTGACTTGTTTGATTTGCAGAAGGGCTTTGAGCTTATTCGAAGTCATGCAAAGACAGCTACGATAGAAGACATGCGGCATTTTATGAATAAGATTGTTATGTTTTTAGACCAGCTTAAAGCCGAAAGTCATAATTGGCCCCAATATTCTATGGAAGAAAATGTGAATCAGCTTTTTACGGCTTACCCTTCGATTGAAAATGGTTGGATTATTAATAGGGAGGGTATTCAAATAAGTGATGCCATGATTAACAATACGGGATTTTCTTCTAGGAACGCGGACATTTTTAAGATTCACAACAAGGGATATGATTACTCAGAGGAAGATTTATATCGCTTTATCAGTGGTGGCAGTCTTGAGGTATGGATCACCAAGCCCTACATATCCTTATTAACCAACAGCATATGTGTGACCACGTCATCTTACATCCAAGCTATTGGAGAAGAACCTCATATATTGTGTTTGGTGTTTAATTACGAACTTTTCAAGAAAAGTCATTTATAA
- a CDS encoding amino acid ABC transporter permease, which yields MKNMRKTFGFVAALVIYSVFFYYVMTKDIGRAWNFEPFGAYSFFIFRGWLTTIYISFMALLLALFIGLILYLMEQTNFSVLHYLAVIHKNIIFGTPLLVIAIVAYYYIGNAFEIRSKILVGTITLGLYIGAYVSDIYKGAIESIHINQWQTAKMFGFTKFKTYRHIVFPQVIISILPPLAGQFALTIKGSALLSFMGTSEYYNRVNNVIANTYLTREGFLIMTLGYLLITIPLIKLVRYLEVRLNYKN from the coding sequence ATGAAAAACATGAGAAAGACATTTGGGTTTGTGGCAGCACTGGTTATATATAGCGTGTTTTTCTATTATGTCATGACAAAAGATATTGGAAGGGCTTGGAATTTTGAACCGTTTGGCGCTTATAGCTTTTTCATATTCAGAGGTTGGCTGACGACCATTTATATTAGTTTTATGGCTTTATTATTGGCCCTTTTCATTGGCTTAATCCTATACTTGATGGAGCAGACCAATTTTTCTGTATTACATTATCTGGCCGTCATTCATAAGAATATTATCTTTGGAACACCTTTATTGGTTATTGCCATTGTCGCTTATTATTATATTGGTAATGCTTTTGAGATTAGATCTAAGATTCTGGTGGGGACCATTACACTGGGCCTGTATATTGGGGCCTATGTATCCGACATCTACAAAGGTGCCATCGAATCTATTCATATTAATCAGTGGCAGACAGCTAAGATGTTTGGGTTTACCAAGTTCAAAACCTATAGACATATTGTCTTCCCACAAGTCATTATAAGTATTTTGCCACCCCTTGCAGGGCAGTTTGCGTTGACCATTAAAGGTAGCGCACTCTTATCCTTTATGGGTACAAGTGAATATTATAATCGGGTAAACAATGTTATTGCCAACACCTATTTAACCCGAGAGGGTTTTCTAATTATGACCCTTGGCTACTTACTGATCACCATACCTTTGATTAAATTGGTACGCTATCTGGAAGTACGTCTGAATTACAAGAACTGA
- a CDS encoding phosphotransferase family protein, translating to MKRQLMGYGATSDVYEWHDHTVLKLFKPHIEDQMIDYEGLIHEIVYAKGLSMPRLIEEIEVEGRRGYIFERINGKTILFHLTKKIWKAYFYGKCLARTQLNIHEKTAPLLPDVKEHLRRSINKVVDLPVDLVEAVMNTINELPDGEAICHMDFHPRNVFYYEKKATVIDWVTAAKGHPAADVARTFILLKYEALHKEEPRVFMWMFYFARKILIWSYLKAYFKVAGMDFDMIKPWLLPMAIARMSEKVGQDERAALYQDFVVLD from the coding sequence ATGAAACGACAGCTTATGGGTTACGGCGCAACATCAGATGTTTATGAGTGGCACGACCATACGGTTTTGAAGTTATTCAAACCTCATATTGAAGATCAGATGATTGACTATGAAGGTCTGATTCATGAGATTGTCTATGCCAAAGGTCTATCCATGCCAAGGCTTATAGAAGAAATAGAAGTAGAAGGGCGTAGAGGTTACATTTTTGAACGTATCAATGGTAAGACCATACTTTTTCATTTGACAAAAAAGATATGGAAGGCTTATTTTTACGGAAAATGTTTGGCAAGGACCCAACTGAACATCCATGAGAAAACAGCACCTCTTTTGCCGGATGTTAAGGAGCACCTTAGAAGAAGCATTAATAAGGTGGTGGATCTACCTGTTGACCTAGTTGAAGCAGTGATGAATACCATAAATGAATTACCCGATGGTGAAGCCATATGCCATATGGATTTTCATCCTCGGAACGTATTTTATTATGAGAAAAAAGCAACGGTTATTGACTGGGTGACAGCAGCTAAGGGACATCCTGCTGCAGATGTGGCAAGGACGTTCATCCTCTTAAAATACGAGGCGCTTCATAAAGAAGAACCTAGAGTTTTCATGTGGATGTTTTATTTTGCTAGGAAAATATTAATTTGGTCTTATTTAAAGGCTTATTTCAAAGTGGCAGGTATGGACTTTGACATGATAAAACCCTGGTTGCTACCTATGGCAATTGCCAGAATGAGTGAGAAGGTAGGTCAAGATGAGAGAGCCGCTTTATATCAGGATTTTGTTGTTCTTGATTGA
- a CDS encoding IS30 family transposase, whose product MKTKGNQKHLILSQRIEIEKSLLAGDNFAIIARKLNKDPSTVSKEIRRHSKIKERKNINFAPIPCSNRNGCTIKYLCEDPCETICTHCPRAEIKCIYICPNYMPKTCLKLSKPPYVCNGCGKRTNCLMEMKVYSAKYADDGYREMLVSSREGINQTPDSLITMDALVSPLIRKGQSIAHIYSHHAADIGCSRRTLYNYLDQSVLTARNLDLRRRVKYKKRKTTTRTSIKDRVYRESRNYSDFQKLIKEQPHLNVVEMDTVEGLKGGKVFLTMMFRNCSLMLIFLLKSKTQMAVQRVYDDLTLALGPEAFNKIFQVILTDGGSEFQNPSSLEEDICGNKRTSIYYCDPYSSWQKGRIEKNHEYIRLALPKGKSFEDLTDKQTTLLQNHINSEARDSLNGCSPFKLSQLLLDQKLHQYLNLKEIAPDDVFLRPELLK is encoded by the coding sequence ATGAAAACCAAAGGCAATCAAAAACACTTGATATTATCACAACGCATAGAAATTGAAAAAAGCCTTCTTGCTGGTGATAACTTTGCCATCATCGCGAGGAAGTTGAACAAAGATCCAAGTACAGTATCAAAGGAAATACGTCGACATTCAAAGATAAAAGAGCGAAAGAATATTAACTTTGCCCCTATTCCTTGTAGTAATAGAAACGGCTGTACAATTAAGTACTTATGCGAAGATCCATGCGAAACTATATGTACTCATTGCCCAAGAGCCGAGATAAAGTGTATCTACATTTGCCCTAATTATATGCCTAAAACGTGTCTCAAGCTTAGTAAACCTCCATATGTTTGTAACGGTTGTGGTAAACGGACTAATTGTTTGATGGAAATGAAAGTTTATTCAGCTAAATACGCGGATGATGGCTACCGTGAGATGCTTGTATCTAGTAGAGAAGGTATTAATCAAACACCTGACTCACTTATAACAATGGATGCGTTAGTTTCTCCGTTGATTAGAAAAGGTCAATCCATTGCTCATATTTATTCTCATCATGCTGCGGATATAGGGTGCAGTCGTAGAACGCTTTACAATTATCTTGATCAATCTGTACTGACGGCAAGAAATTTGGATTTACGTCGCAGAGTTAAGTACAAAAAAAGAAAGACAACAACACGTACAAGCATAAAAGACAGAGTTTATAGGGAAAGCCGTAATTATTCAGATTTTCAAAAACTCATCAAAGAGCAACCTCATTTAAATGTTGTTGAAATGGATACTGTAGAAGGTTTAAAAGGTGGTAAAGTATTTTTAACTATGATGTTTCGTAACTGTTCATTGATGCTTATTTTTCTACTTAAATCTAAGACACAAATGGCTGTACAAAGGGTTTATGATGATTTAACACTTGCTCTTGGGCCAGAAGCTTTTAACAAAATATTTCAAGTAATTCTTACGGATGGTGGATCGGAGTTTCAGAACCCTTCATCATTAGAAGAAGATATATGTGGAAACAAGCGAACAAGTATCTATTATTGTGACCCCTACAGCTCATGGCAAAAAGGCAGGATCGAAAAGAATCATGAATATATTCGTTTAGCCCTACCAAAAGGGAAGAGTTTTGAGGACTTGACGGATAAACAAACAACATTACTGCAGAATCATATTAATAGCGAAGCAAGAGACAGTCTAAACGGTTGCTCACCGTTTAAACTGTCCCAGCTTCTTCTGGATCAAAAACTTCATCAATACTTAAATCTAAAAGAAATAGCACCAGATGATGTATTCTTGAGACCAGAACTACTAAAATAA
- a CDS encoding MoaD/ThiS family protein, translating to MEFKVRLFATLRKDRGREMMVELGEEWTARAVIDQLKIDEKDVAILMINGRDGLLDTKLVEGDIISIFPPVGGG from the coding sequence ATGGAATTCAAAGTAAGATTGTTTGCAACACTGAGAAAAGATAGAGGCCGTGAAATGATGGTGGAGCTTGGGGAGGAATGGACGGCCAGAGCGGTTATAGATCAGCTTAAGATTGATGAAAAAGACGTAGCAATTCTTATGATCAACGGTCGTGATGGTCTTTTGGATACAAAGCTTGTAGAAGGCGATATTATTTCTATTTTCCCACCTGTAGGAGGTGGCTGA
- a CDS encoding ADP-ribosylglycohydrolase family protein — MLTNRQKGLIYGAFIGDALALGPHWIYDTDLIEQQFAPLTDFMEPATPYHSIKGAGDFTHYGDQSLMLLKHLASYQRFDLANFKEDWINFIKYNTLYLDHATKTSLDILTRGDGFIGSDSMELGGLVRSGPLFALTHVTVDELLAQTHLTHNNETLDAIVLFTYRLLKYVLSGKTPSEALDLVYPESSDIIKAYVDQGLANIDQPPVSTIKAIGQSCSAEFGFPASIYLIVKYENDFVEALVQNAYAGGDSAARGMYIGMVLGAYMGYDKLPSKWIEDLNAKDAIKQALSVFE, encoded by the coding sequence ATGCTAACCAACCGTCAAAAAGGCTTAATTTATGGTGCTTTCATCGGGGATGCCTTGGCACTCGGTCCCCACTGGATATATGATACTGATCTAATCGAACAACAATTTGCCCCCTTAACGGATTTTATGGAACCTGCCACCCCTTATCATTCTATTAAGGGTGCCGGAGATTTTACCCATTATGGTGACCAATCTCTCATGCTTCTTAAACATCTCGCAAGCTATCAACGTTTTGATTTGGCAAATTTCAAGGAAGACTGGATAAATTTCATCAAATATAACACCCTCTATCTGGATCATGCAACCAAAACCTCTTTAGATATTCTAACACGTGGTGATGGGTTCATCGGTTCTGATTCTATGGAGCTTGGTGGTCTTGTTAGAAGCGGACCTCTTTTCGCTCTAACCCATGTGACTGTTGATGAACTTCTAGCTCAAACCCATCTGACCCACAACAATGAGACCTTAGATGCCATCGTACTTTTTACCTATCGGTTACTTAAGTATGTTTTATCCGGCAAGACCCCTTCCGAAGCCTTAGATCTGGTTTATCCAGAATCCTCTGATATCATTAAGGCTTATGTGGACCAAGGTTTGGCCAATATTGACCAGCCACCCGTGTCTACCATCAAAGCCATCGGTCAAAGTTGTTCTGCCGAATTTGGATTCCCCGCTTCCATATATCTCATTGTCAAATATGAGAATGATTTTGTTGAAGCACTGGTTCAAAACGCTTATGCCGGTGGTGATTCTGCAGCCCGTGGCATGTACATTGGTATGGTTCTAGGTGCTTATATGGGCTATGACAAGCTTCCTTCTAAGTGGATTGAAGACTTAAACGCCAAGGATGCTATTAAGCAAGCTTTATCTGTTTTCGAATAA
- a CDS encoding HesA/MoeB/ThiF family protein: MDRYTKNRNMLSQDECDVLKNKSVCVIGCGGLGGYVIEMLGRIGVGKITAVDGDVFDVSNLNRQLLSTEVHIGLGKAVTAKERMEKVNSDVELTPVTAYLTQENALDIVRGHDLVIDALDSIETRFLLQKAASELGIPMIYGAIAGWYGQVSTIMPGDDFLSKIYRNHKGKGHEAELGNPSFSPALVASLQVSEAVKVLIGRGELLKGKLLLIDLFNNDFEVVLF, encoded by the coding sequence ATGGACCGTTATACAAAAAATAGAAATATGTTGAGTCAAGACGAGTGTGATGTGTTAAAGAATAAAAGCGTATGTGTCATTGGCTGTGGCGGCCTTGGTGGCTATGTGATTGAAATGCTGGGTAGAATTGGTGTAGGTAAGATTACCGCCGTGGATGGGGATGTTTTTGATGTGAGTAATCTGAACCGGCAGCTTCTCTCGACAGAGGTGCATATTGGTTTAGGTAAAGCCGTTACAGCCAAAGAGAGGATGGAAAAGGTCAACTCAGATGTAGAATTAACCCCTGTCACTGCATATTTGACCCAGGAAAATGCTCTAGACATTGTTCGAGGACATGACCTTGTAATCGATGCCCTGGATTCTATAGAGACACGCTTTCTACTTCAAAAGGCAGCTTCAGAATTGGGTATCCCTATGATCTATGGTGCAATTGCAGGTTGGTACGGTCAGGTAAGTACGATTATGCCTGGTGATGATTTTCTAAGCAAAATCTATAGAAATCACAAAGGGAAAGGCCATGAAGCAGAACTGGGTAACCCTTCTTTTTCACCGGCATTGGTGGCATCACTGCAGGTCAGTGAGGCGGTAAAGGTATTAATTGGAAGGGGCGAGCTGTTAAAGGGTAAGCTTCTACTTATCGATCTTTTTAACAATGATTTTGAAGTGGTTTTATTTTAA
- a CDS encoding methylenetetrahydrofolate reductase — protein MLRDKIINRESGMIFYGLTPPKSNNTDEKIEAISKKHIARIKELDVDGVIVYDIQDETERTHEERPFEFIHTVDPSLYSRHYLKELNVPRVVYRCVGNYIEEAFVEWLKDGEDQFTVFVGTASTHQEVGLKLDEAYKLRQKYNDDMLLGAVTIPERHRLLGDEDERVGFKMSKGCRFFVSQAVYDLEASKKFLLDYKQYCLKHEMDMVPIIFTLTPCGSAKTLKFIKWLGISVPSWLENTLLTSEEMLSKSIQLITVIYKELTKVAKAEGIPIGCNIESVSIRKEEIEASILLAKEITAFVKLQK, from the coding sequence ATGCTAAGAGATAAAATAATCAACAGAGAAAGCGGTATGATTTTCTACGGATTGACACCTCCAAAATCCAACAATACAGATGAGAAAATTGAAGCTATTTCCAAGAAACACATCGCCAGGATTAAAGAACTGGATGTAGATGGTGTCATCGTTTATGATATACAAGATGAAACAGAGCGCACCCATGAAGAACGGCCTTTTGAATTCATTCACACGGTAGACCCATCCTTGTACTCCAGACACTACTTAAAAGAACTAAATGTACCTCGAGTGGTTTATCGGTGTGTCGGCAACTATATTGAAGAAGCCTTTGTAGAATGGCTGAAAGACGGTGAAGATCAGTTTACTGTTTTTGTCGGGACAGCATCAACCCATCAGGAAGTGGGACTTAAGCTTGATGAGGCCTACAAACTTAGGCAAAAGTACAATGATGATATGCTCCTTGGGGCGGTCACCATACCGGAACGTCATAGACTTCTTGGTGATGAAGACGAACGGGTTGGCTTCAAAATGTCCAAAGGCTGTCGTTTTTTTGTATCTCAAGCCGTCTATGACTTGGAAGCCTCCAAAAAATTCCTACTCGATTATAAACAGTATTGTTTGAAACATGAGATGGACATGGTGCCGATTATTTTTACATTAACACCCTGTGGTTCGGCCAAAACATTAAAATTCATTAAATGGTTAGGCATAAGTGTGCCTTCTTGGCTGGAAAATACTTTGCTGACTTCAGAAGAGATGTTATCCAAGTCCATTCAGTTGATTACAGTGATCTACAAGGAACTAACGAAGGTTGCCAAAGCAGAAGGCATACCGATTGGTTGTAATATTGAGAGCGTTTCCATACGCAAGGAAGAAATAGAAGCTTCTATATTACTTGCCAAAGAGATTACTGCCTTTGTTAAGCTCCAAAAATAA
- a CDS encoding transporter substrate-binding domain-containing protein produces the protein MKKTKKIVGIITLVGILVLAIAGCGKEEEVLKVGMELKYPPFETVDEEGNPTGASVRLAEALGEYLDMKVEIIDTPYPSLIPALESGSIDIIISSMTITAARQEIVDFSDPYTTSQLMMLAHKDSKVKSPADLNDPEVIIASKSGTIGALWAAANAPLAQVLTLDEEVTAVLEVAQGNADVFIYDPLSIIRHQENYPDTTVAILEPLPNTQGWGIALRKGEDDEFKQQLNDFIQEAKTDGTYDAIRAEFLEDKIKEFEDQGLDFFF, from the coding sequence ATGAAAAAAACAAAAAAAATAGTAGGTATTATAACATTAGTAGGTATACTTGTATTAGCCATAGCAGGATGTGGAAAAGAAGAAGAAGTACTGAAGGTCGGCATGGAACTAAAGTATCCGCCCTTTGAGACCGTAGATGAAGAAGGTAACCCAACAGGTGCTTCCGTTCGATTAGCAGAGGCCTTAGGGGAATATCTGGACATGAAGGTTGAGATTATTGACACCCCTTACCCAAGCTTGATTCCTGCTCTTGAATCGGGTAGTATTGATATCATCATATCCTCTATGACCATTACAGCAGCACGTCAGGAGATTGTTGATTTCTCAGATCCTTATACTACCAGTCAACTTATGATGTTGGCCCATAAAGATTCTAAAGTAAAGTCGCCCGCAGATTTGAATGATCCGGAAGTAATTATTGCTTCAAAGTCGGGTACCATAGGTGCTCTATGGGCAGCGGCGAATGCACCTTTGGCACAAGTGTTGACTTTGGACGAAGAAGTAACCGCAGTACTTGAGGTCGCTCAAGGTAACGCGGATGTATTTATTTATGATCCATTGTCGATTATCAGACATCAAGAAAACTATCCTGACACGACAGTGGCCATCCTAGAACCATTGCCAAATACCCAAGGCTGGGGTATTGCCCTTCGAAAAGGTGAGGATGATGAATTCAAGCAACAGTTAAATGATTTTATCCAAGAGGCCAAAACAGATGGCACCTATGATGCCATTCGTGCTGAGTTTTTAGAAGATAAAATCAAAGAATTCGAAGATCAAGGCTTAGACTTTTTCTTCTAG
- a CDS encoding DNA polymerase Y family protein: MNRYIFHIDVNAAYLSWSAAYRLQQGDAVDLRSIPSVVGGNEKSRHGIVLAKSTPAKQYGIHTGEPLMAARQKCPNLVVVPPDYNLYIKASQAMIDIIQRYSPLVQQFSVDECFVDFLQIGSDKKDPVLLAHTIKDAISDELGFTVNIGVSHNKILAKMASDFKKPNLVHTLFSHELEEKLWPLPVSDLFMVGRQTSKKLYYLGITTIGELAKADTDMLYGHFKSFAHLIQSYANGVDPSPVRKNNHPLVKGMGNSTTVKFDVLEATTAYQVLLSLAESVGMRLRAAGFCAGLIAVSITSATFGHKSHQYKLSVAMNSTSYIHQVARRLFDELWDGTPIRKLGLRASDLHTNDYVQLSFLEDYDFSRDRLLDLAVDRIRGRYGLTSIQRASFLHSGLKPVTGGIGVEDYPVMTSIL, translated from the coding sequence ATGAACCGCTATATTTTTCATATTGATGTGAACGCCGCCTATTTAAGTTGGAGTGCTGCTTACCGGCTACAACAAGGTGATGCTGTGGACTTAAGGTCTATTCCCTCTGTTGTCGGTGGTAACGAAAAATCAAGACATGGTATTGTCCTTGCCAAATCAACACCTGCCAAGCAATATGGCATCCATACCGGGGAACCCCTTATGGCGGCACGACAGAAATGTCCTAACCTTGTAGTGGTGCCTCCTGACTACAACCTCTACATAAAAGCCAGTCAAGCCATGATCGACATCATCCAAAGATACTCGCCCCTTGTCCAACAGTTTAGTGTGGATGAGTGTTTTGTGGACTTTCTTCAGATTGGATCTGATAAAAAAGACCCTGTCCTACTGGCGCACACCATTAAAGATGCCATCTCAGATGAACTGGGCTTTACCGTTAATATAGGTGTCTCTCACAATAAGATCCTTGCAAAAATGGCTTCCGACTTTAAGAAGCCTAACCTTGTTCATACCCTTTTTTCTCATGAACTGGAAGAGAAATTATGGCCCCTGCCGGTTTCTGACTTATTCATGGTGGGACGACAGACCTCTAAAAAGCTCTATTATCTTGGCATCACCACCATTGGTGAATTGGCAAAGGCCGATACGGATATGCTCTATGGTCATTTCAAAAGTTTTGCCCACCTGATTCAGAGCTATGCCAACGGCGTTGACCCTTCTCCTGTTCGTAAAAATAACCATCCCTTGGTTAAAGGCATGGGCAATTCGACCACCGTTAAGTTTGATGTTCTTGAAGCGACAACCGCTTATCAGGTTCTCTTGTCCTTAGCCGAAAGCGTAGGCATGCGCCTAAGGGCCGCAGGCTTTTGCGCCGGTCTGATTGCCGTGAGCATTACCTCTGCCACTTTTGGTCACAAGAGCCATCAATACAAGCTCAGCGTCGCTATGAATTCAACCAGCTATATCCACCAAGTTGCAAGGCGTCTTTTTGATGAACTTTGGGACGGCACGCCTATTCGCAAACTGGGTTTACGAGCCAGTGACCTACACACCAATGATTATGTTCAATTGTCTTTTCTAGAGGATTATGATTTTTCTAGAGATCGGCTTCTGGATCTGGCTGTTGACCGGATTCGAGGGCGCTATGGACTGACTTCCATACAGCGTGCCAGCTTTTTACATTCCGGTTTGAAACCGGTCACCGGTGGCATTGGCGTGGAAGATTATCCTGTCATGACCAGTATTTTATAG